A single genomic interval of Bacteroidota bacterium harbors:
- a CDS encoding glycogen/starch synthase, producing the protein MDNKRILIITQELTPYLNGTEMSELVNELPQYMQNHGNELRILMPRYGTINERRHRLHEVVRLSGMNIIIKEDDYPLIIKVASLPGSRIQVYFLDNDDLFKRKYVFHDENEAFYEDNAERMVFFCKAALETVKKFQWAPDIIHCHGWMTSLIPLYLKTVYKNEPVLQNAKIVYSVYKNAFEDKLSKSFFDKAPISEAVTKEHLDEFKDLKNSGINKGGAAFADAVIAGSNELDKDILKYLKGLDKPVLDYEGGEDYLEKYAAFYNGL; encoded by the coding sequence ATGGATAATAAGCGGATATTGATAATTACTCAAGAACTTACACCTTATCTGAACGGCACGGAGATGAGTGAATTAGTGAATGAATTGCCACAATACATGCAAAATCATGGTAATGAACTGCGTATTCTTATGCCACGTTACGGCACTATTAACGAGCGCCGCCACAGACTTCATGAGGTAGTTCGCCTTAGCGGTATGAATATCATTATTAAAGAAGACGACTACCCATTAATCATAAAAGTAGCCTCCTTGCCGGGTTCCCGTATTCAGGTTTATTTCCTGGATAACGATGATTTATTTAAGCGTAAGTATGTTTTCCATGATGAAAATGAAGCTTTTTATGAGGACAATGCAGAGCGTATGGTGTTTTTCTGTAAAGCTGCATTAGAAACAGTGAAGAAATTTCAATGGGCACCTGACATTATTCATTGCCACGGATGGATGACAAGTTTAATTCCCCTTTATCTGAAAACAGTTTATAAAAATGAACCTGTGTTGCAAAATGCGAAGATTGTTTACAGCGTATATAAAAATGCCTTTGAAGATAAATTGTCAAAATCTTTTTTTGATAAAGCGCCTATTTCTGAAGCCGTAACCAAAGAACATTTGGATGAATTTAAAGACTTAAAAAATTCAGGTATTAATAAAGGCGGAGCTGCTTTTGCTGATGCTGTAATTGCCGGAAGCAATGAGTTGGACAAGGACATTCTAAAATATTTAAAGGGTTTAGACAAACCTGTTTTGGATTATGAAGGCGGAGAAGATTACCTTGAAAAGTATGCGGCATTTTATAATGGACTGTAA